Genomic DNA from Candidatus Nitronereus thalassa:
AGAAGGAAACGATCTTTGAAGAAGACCATTACACCTTCTTAGGAAAAGGTGTCGATTTTAAAGGCAAAGCTAACTTTGATGGAACGGTAAGGGTCGATGGTCATTTCGAGGGTGAAATAACCACAGCGGATACCTTGATCATTGGTGAGCATGCCGTGATCAAAGGGTCGATTATTGGTGGCGTGATTGTGTCCGGAGGAAAAGTCGAGGGCAACATTGTCGCATCAAAGAAAGTTCAACTTCTCAAGCCTGCCGTGTTAATTGGAGATGTGCAATCTCCCTCGTTTTCCATGGAAGAAGGCGTGTTATTTCAAGGAGTCTGTGACATGGGAATCAGTCACCTAGACGATTTGGAACCTTCAACAACCTTGGAAAATGTTCATGATCTCAACGCTCACCGCGATCATAAACTCCGTTCTCAGGAAGCCTAAATAGGGATGTCTCGACCAACCGTTCTTTTAGGAATGAGTGGCGGCGTGGATAGCTCTGTGGCCGCCCTACTTCTGACCGAAGAAGGGTACGATGTTCGTGGCGTCACCCTTCAAGTGTGGGAGCAGGAAGATGAAACTGTGGCCGTTACCAAAAAATGGGAGGAGCGGGGTTGTTGTAAGGTTGGGCTAGCCCGGCACGTCGCGAAACAACTCAACATTCCGCATGAAGTGGTGGATACCCGAGAAGCCTTCCAAAAGGGGGTCATCGACGATTTTGTCTCAGGGTATCTTTCTGGGGAAACCCCCAATCCTTGCGTTCGGTGCAATGAGCGAGTGAAGTTCGGAAAGTTATACCACCTTGCCCAAGCCCGTGGGGTCGATTTTGTTGCGACAGGCCATTATGCTCGCATTAAGCCAATCGAAAAAGGCTATGGTCTTTTCAAAGGCCTCGATCCCAAAAAAGACCAATCCTATTTTCTGTATCGTCTTTCTTCATCTTGGCTACACAATATTCTCTTTCCTTTGGGCCATCTTCACAAGACTGAAGTGTGGAAACGTGCGGAAGATATGGGGCTTCCGGTTGAAGAATTACAGGAAAGCCAAGAAATTTGTTTTGTCACGCAGGGGGATTATCGGGAGTTTTTGAAAATTGAGGCTCCACAAGCCACATGCCCAGGGCCTTTTGTGGATCAAGAGGGTCAATATCTCGGAGAACATCGTGGAATTGCTTTCTATACTCCAGGGCAACGCAAGGGCCTTGGGCTCGCAACTGGGGAGCGGTTATACGTTCAACATGTCGACCCCCAAACCAATACCGTGACTGTTGGGAAAGAGGATGCATTACAACAAGAAGCATGCCTTGTCGGTGATCTGAATTGGCTGGAGGAGAAAGTTCCGGAAGGAACTCGGTCCGTTGCGGTTAAATATCGCTATGCATCTCAGGTGGTGCCGGGAACGCTCATTTCCAGGTCAAATGGGATGTTTGACGTCAAATTTGATACTTCGCAGAAAGCGCTGAGCCCAGGACAATCTGCCGTCTTCTATGACGGTGACCAAGTCCTAGGAGGGGGAATTATTCAACGCACTTCTAATAATTCCAGAAGTCTTCCTTTATTGCCCAAAACCAGCCAACCCAATGCAGCTGGTCGTGTGTCCTGACTAACTTCTAAGTCCTTGACCTGGTTGACACTCAGGGGTTCACATGATACCGTGCTGCGTTTTTTTGTACTTGCGCTGAGCGCAAGCGCTTATGTTCCGCCTTCATCATAATCGCGACTGAACCATGACGAAAAATACTGTTGCACGCCGCTATGCGCAGGCGTTATTTCGATTCATTGACAAAGGAAGTTTGGAAAGTGCCCAAGCCGGAATTCAAGATCTGGCTCGCGCATTTGAAGAGTCTACTTCCCTTAAACATGTGATGGCCTCTCCAGTATTTACCTTGGAAGAAAAGTCGTCGGTGCTCACGGCTTGTAGTGAACGAGCAGGGTGTCCACCAGCTTTAGGAAAGTTTTGCGAACTTTTATTGAAAAAAAATCGTGTCGGATTCTTGCCGGAAATTGCGGAAGCGTTTCGAGATTTAATGGATCAAGAGCGCGGAAAACAGCAAGTCATCGTCACCTCGGCTAATAATATTGATACTGCCGGGAGGGAAGACCTCCAATTAAAATTACAAGGATTGCTGAATAAACCGGTGGACGTGTCATTTCATGAAGATCCTTCGTTGTTGGCAGGCATTCAAATCAGAATTGGAAGCAAAGTCTATGATAGTACCATCAAGGGCCAACTTCAAAAGATGCGGGCTCAACTGGTAAAGGGGTAAGGCATGCAGATCAAGGCAGAGGAAATTAGTTCGATCATTCAGGAAAAGATTAAAGGCTTCGAGCAACGCGTCGATGTCACTGAAACCGGCTATGTCATTCAAGTGGGAGACGGCATTGCCAAGGTTTATGGCTTAGAAGGAGCCATGGCCGGTGAGTTGTTAGAGTTTACCGGAAATATTTTTGGCGTGGCGTTGAATCTTGAAGAAGATAGTGTCGGTGCCGTGATCATGGGATCCGACACGGGGATTAAGGAAGGTGATCCGGTCAAACGCACGGGCCGCATCGCCGAGGTGCCAGTTGGCGATGCCTTGGTGGGACGTGTGGTGGATGCCATTGGCCAGCCAATCGATGGAAAAGGTCCGATTAATTCTACAGAGACTCGACTCGTGGAAGTTCGGGCTCCTGGAGTCGTGGAGCGTCAATCTGTCGGTGAACCGTTGCAGACCGGACTGAAAGCCATTGATGCCATGATCCCAATTGGCCGTGGCCAACGCGAGTTAATCATCGGCGATCGGCAAACCGGAAAGACCGCGATTGCCGTGGATACTATCATCAATCAGAAGGGCCTCAACGTCTTTTGTTTTTATGTGGCCATCGGGCAAAAACGATCAACCGTTGCCCGCGTCGTGAAAACCCTAGAAGATGCCGGTGCCATGGAATACACCACCGTAGTCTCAGCGACAGCCAGTGATGCCGCTCCCCTCCAATTCTTTGCTCCGTACACCGGCGTGACGATGGGGGAATTCTTTCGAGATAACGGCAAGCATGCCTTAATCGTATATGACGATCTTTCCAAGCATGCAGTGGCGTATCGCCAAATGTCGTTGTTGCTTCGGCGCCCACCAGGACGTGAAGCGTTTCCAGGGGATGTGTTCTTTTTACATTCCCGGTTGCTGGAGCGTGCGGCTAAACTCAGTGAAGAAAACGGTTCTGGTAGCCTCACCGCCCTGCCCATAATTGAAACTCAGGCAGGGGACGTATCAGCCTATGTACCAACCAACGTCATTTCCATTACCGATGGACAAATTTATTTAGCCGCGGATTTGTTTTATTCCGGTATTCGCCCAGCGATTAACGTGGGCCTTTCGGTTTCTCGTGTGGGTGGTGCCGCGCAAATCAAAACCATGAAACAAGTAGCAGGGACCCTCCGATTAGATCTTGCCCAATATCGAGAAATGGCGGCGTTTGCCCAATTTGGCAGTGAGTTGGATAAATCCACACAAGCCCAACTCGCGCGTGGTGCCAGAATGGTGGAGCTGTTAAAACAAGAGCAGTACAAACCCATGGCCGTCGCCGATCAGGTGATCTCGATTTACGCTGGAGTCAATGGGTTTATTGATGATGTTCCGACAAACAAAGTTCGGGAATTTGAGTCTAGCTTATTGGAATACATCAAAGAAAAGCATCCGCAGATACGAGAAGAAGTTGTCACCAAGAAAAAAATCGATGATGAGTTTGGTGGTCAGCTCAAGCAGATCATCGCTGATTTTAAAAAGACTAAAAAATTCTAAAGTGTAAGAAGTAACCACTTCGATTTATGGCAAGTTTACAAGACCTCAGACGGAAAATTTCTTCCGTCAAAAATACACAAAAGATTACCAAGGCGATGAAAATGGTCGCGGCGGCAAAACTCAAGCGCGCGCAGGACCGGATTATGTCAGCCCGTCCCTATGCCCATAAACTTCGCGGAGTCGTTGCCAATCTTGGCGAACATGCCAGCCGGACATCCCATCCCCTGCTTCATAAGCGGACCGGGAACAAAACAGAGTTGTTAGTCATCACTAGCGATCGAGGCCTCTGTGGGGCGTTCAATACTAACATTCTTCGTCGGGCCGTGGAGTTTCTTCACGAACGGAGTAAAGCCGGTGAACAGGTCTCGGTGAGTGTAGTAGGGCGAAAAAGCGTAGATTTTTTTAGGCGACGGACCTGGACTATTCGGCAAGAATGGCCTGGGGTATTTGATCGCCTGACATACGAACATGCCTTGGACATTGGTCAAAATATCATTCAGCAATATAACGAAGGCACGTTTGATCAACTTTACGTGGTCTACAATGAATTTAAATCCGTCATGCAGCAACGGGTCTTGGTTGAAAAGTTTCTTCCTATTGAAGCGCTGGAAGATGAATCATCCGAACAGCCGGCGGCAGAAGGGCCAAAGGGGTCATACCTCTACGAACCAGACGAGCATGAACTGTTAGAAGTTCTATTGC
This window encodes:
- the atpA gene encoding F0F1 ATP synthase subunit alpha, which encodes MQIKAEEISSIIQEKIKGFEQRVDVTETGYVIQVGDGIAKVYGLEGAMAGELLEFTGNIFGVALNLEEDSVGAVIMGSDTGIKEGDPVKRTGRIAEVPVGDALVGRVVDAIGQPIDGKGPINSTETRLVEVRAPGVVERQSVGEPLQTGLKAIDAMIPIGRGQRELIIGDRQTGKTAIAVDTIINQKGLNVFCFYVAIGQKRSTVARVVKTLEDAGAMEYTTVVSATASDAAPLQFFAPYTGVTMGEFFRDNGKHALIVYDDLSKHAVAYRQMSLLLRRPPGREAFPGDVFFLHSRLLERAAKLSEENGSGSLTALPIIETQAGDVSAYVPTNVISITDGQIYLAADLFYSGIRPAINVGLSVSRVGGAAQIKTMKQVAGTLRLDLAQYREMAAFAQFGSELDKSTQAQLARGARMVELLKQEQYKPMAVADQVISIYAGVNGFIDDVPTNKVREFESSLLEYIKEKHPQIREEVVTKKKIDDEFGGQLKQIIADFKKTKKF
- the atpH gene encoding ATP synthase F1 subunit delta — translated: MTKNTVARRYAQALFRFIDKGSLESAQAGIQDLARAFEESTSLKHVMASPVFTLEEKSSVLTACSERAGCPPALGKFCELLLKKNRVGFLPEIAEAFRDLMDQERGKQQVIVTSANNIDTAGREDLQLKLQGLLNKPVDVSFHEDPSLLAGIQIRIGSKVYDSTIKGQLQKMRAQLVKG
- a CDS encoding polymer-forming cytoskeletal protein, coding for MWGDKDEKKKKETIFEEDHYTFLGKGVDFKGKANFDGTVRVDGHFEGEITTADTLIIGEHAVIKGSIIGGVIVSGGKVEGNIVASKKVQLLKPAVLIGDVQSPSFSMEEGVLFQGVCDMGISHLDDLEPSTTLENVHDLNAHRDHKLRSQEA
- the atpG gene encoding ATP synthase F1 subunit gamma; translation: MASLQDLRRKISSVKNTQKITKAMKMVAAAKLKRAQDRIMSARPYAHKLRGVVANLGEHASRTSHPLLHKRTGNKTELLVITSDRGLCGAFNTNILRRAVEFLHERSKAGEQVSVSVVGRKSVDFFRRRTWTIRQEWPGVFDRLTYEHALDIGQNIIQQYNEGTFDQLYVVYNEFKSVMQQRVLVEKFLPIEALEDESSEQPAAEGPKGSYLYEPDEHELLEVLLPKHFEVQTFRVLLESAAAEQAARMTAMDGATRNAGELIKKVTLFYNKTRQAAITKELMDIVGGAEALK
- the mnmA gene encoding tRNA 2-thiouridine(34) synthase MnmA, which encodes MSRPTVLLGMSGGVDSSVAALLLTEEGYDVRGVTLQVWEQEDETVAVTKKWEERGCCKVGLARHVAKQLNIPHEVVDTREAFQKGVIDDFVSGYLSGETPNPCVRCNERVKFGKLYHLAQARGVDFVATGHYARIKPIEKGYGLFKGLDPKKDQSYFLYRLSSSWLHNILFPLGHLHKTEVWKRAEDMGLPVEELQESQEICFVTQGDYREFLKIEAPQATCPGPFVDQEGQYLGEHRGIAFYTPGQRKGLGLATGERLYVQHVDPQTNTVTVGKEDALQQEACLVGDLNWLEEKVPEGTRSVAVKYRYASQVVPGTLISRSNGMFDVKFDTSQKALSPGQSAVFYDGDQVLGGGIIQRTSNNSRSLPLLPKTSQPNAAGRVS